A window of bacterium genomic DNA:
CTGGAACATGGCGTTCAGCTTCTACCATTCGCTCCGCACGATTCCCGAGGAACTCATCGAGGCCGCCCGCGCTTTTCGGTTGTCCTGGTGGCAGCGCTTCACGTCGCTGGAGCTCCCGGCGTCCGCGATCGGGCTCGTGTGGAACAGCGTGATGTCCTGGGCGGGCGGCTGGTTCTTCCTCATGGCGACGGAGGCGTTCAGCCTCGGCAAGCAGTCGTTCACGCTGCCCGGCCTCGGCAGCTATCTGGCGGAGGCGGCGAACAAGGGCGACTTTGGCGCCATCCTGTGGGGCCTGGGGGTGTTGGTGGCCCTCATCGTCGCGCTCGATCAGCTGGTGTGGAGACCGCTCATCGCGTGGAGCGAGCGCTTCAAGGTGGAGCTGTCCGAAAGCCAGGACACGCCCACGTCCTGGGTGCTCGATCTGTTGCGCGATTCCGCCCTCCTGCCCCAGGCCGGCCGGCGGATCCGGGCCGCCCTCGCGCGCGTACAGACCCGCCGCCCGCCGCACCGTGCGACGCCCGAGCCGCCGCGCGGTGCGGTCACCTCCCGTCTCGCACCCTGGCTGCAGTGGCCCGCGATCGGCGCGGGAGTGCTGGTGGTCGCGTGGGGAGCGCTGTCCTTGCTCAAGCTGGTGGCGGCGCTTCCCCCAGGAAAATGGATCGACATCGGAGAGGGCTCCGTGGCCACCCTGCTGCGGATCGCGATCGCCCTGATCATCTCGCTCGCCTGGAGCATTCCCGCGGGAGTCGCGATCGGGCTGCACCCGCGCCTGTCCCGGATCGCGCAGCCGCTGGCTCAAATCGCGGCCTCCGTGCCGGCGACGGCGGTGTTTCCGATCCTGGTGTTGCTCATCATCCGCGTCGGCGGCGGGCTCTCGATCGCGTCGATCCTGCTGATGCTCTTGGGAACGCAGTGGTATGTGCTGTTCAACGCCATCGCCGGCGCAAGCGCCCTCCCG
This region includes:
- a CDS encoding ABC transporter permease subunit — protein: MDALLLGAVAAVFYMLLAVAPRELHRVTPSVTIDLRPAALPRYALLSFMRMCGGYAVSLAFTFVVGYAAARSQSAGRIIVPALDILQSIPVLSFLPAVLLAMIALFPRETTGLEIGSILLIFTGMVWNMAFSFYHSLRTIPEELIEAARAFRLSWWQRFTSLELPASAIGLVWNSVMSWAGGWFFLMATEAFSLGKQSFTLPGLGSYLAEAANKGDFGAILWGLGVLVALIVALDQLVWRPLIAWSERFKVELSESQDTPTSWVLDLLRDSALLPQAGRRIRAALARVQTRRPPHRATPEPPRGAVTSRLAPWLQWPAIGAGVLVVAWGALSLLKLVAALPPGKWIDIGEGSVATLLRIAIALIISLAWSIPAGVAIGLHPRLSRIAQPLAQIAASVPATAVFPILVLLIIRVGGGLSIASILLMLLGTQWYVLFNAIAGASALPRDLQEAAAVMKVRGWMRWRTLILPAIFPYLVTGGITAQGGAFNASIVSEYVSFEGKTLQTIGLGALVTAAANNGDYPLLASSTVAMGLIVVVVNRLLWRRAARLAEERYHV